The sequence below is a genomic window from Blastocatellia bacterium.
TTCGATTTTGCCGAGGCCCTCGCGTTTGAAGGCGAGACCGGGCCTTACGCCCAATATGCTGTCGTTCGTGCCAACAGCATCTTCCAAAAACTGCGGGACGCGGGGATGACGCCGCAGGGACTCGAGGCACTGGAGGAAGGGAATCTCGAACAAATGCTGACGGGTACGGAAGGAGACGATTTGTGGTCGCTCATTTATCTTGCCGGCCGGCTGTCGGAGGTTGTTCGACAGGCCTGTGCCAGCTATGAGCCCGCTTTGGTCGCAAAATACGTCTTTCAACTCGCCCAGCGGTTTAACGCTTTCTATCACACCTACCACATCCTGAGCGAGAGTGAGAGTGCCCGGCGGGAACTCTATATCGCTATTGCCGATCTCGTACGGCGGCAGTTGCAACGGGCTCTCAATCTGTTAGGAATCGAAGTCCCCGACCTGATGTGACATTCCCTATCGCTTCCGAACCCAGGCCCAGTTGGCCAGGGCGAAAAGAGCCGTCACCCCGAAGACGTGGATTTCCGACCATCCCATCTGGGTGATCACGGTCAGTGAGAATCCCAGGCCAATAAGGGCGACAATCTGCCCTCCGGGGAGACGAAAGCGGGGCTGCTCAGAACTTTTTCGCCGCAGGACGATCAGTGCGGCGCATGTTGCTCCGTACGTGAAGAGGCGGGCTATGGCCGAAAGCGATACGTTCCAGGCAAATGTTCCTCCGATGGCCACGATCCAGATACAGAGCGCAGAGGCGATGATGGCTCGATAGGGTGTGCGAAACTGTTGGTGGATCGCGGCGAAACTTCGGGGGAAGTCGCCTCGTTCGGCGAGTGCGAAGGGAAGCCGAGGCGTGTTGAGCATCATGGAACTGAGGTATCCGTAGACGGAGATCATTGCGCCCAAGCTGATCCCTGCGGCCCCCACAGGGCCCAAGAATTCTCGGGCGGCTGCGGCCAGAGGGCGCGAGGTCGGCTCGGATGGCGGAAGGGTGGAGACGACGACCAGTTGGACCAGGGTGTAGACCGTAGCCACAACAGCGAGGCCGACAAAAAGGGCGAAGGGAGCATCACGACGCGGGTGCTTGGCCTCGCCCATGGGCAGGAGTGCTGCCTCGAACCCACCATAGGCGAAGATCAGCAACAGCAGTGCGCGCAGCCAATCATGCTCAGTTGGTGGGGACGTTCCGTCCCAGGGAATTGGGTGAGAGCGAGTCAGGATGAGCCCGAAGATGATGAATAACCCCAGGGGAATGAGTTTCGCCACAGTGAAGACGTTGCTGACTTGTGCGCCTGCCCGAACTCCTCGGTAGTTGATCAGCCCGAGAAATCCGATAAGCAGAGTGAGGATGAGGAATCTTGGCAGGGGCTTCACGGCGGGAGACCAGAACTCGGCCAGATAGTTGACGAAAAGATTGGCATTGGCTCCCGCTGCTGTAATTCGCACGAGCCAGGCCAGCCACGCGATCTGCAGCCCGATGAAACGACCGAAAGCATCACGGGCATATAAATACGGTCCCCCGGCATCAGCATACCGTGAAGCAACCTCAGCAAAACAAGCGACGATGGAACCTATTCCGAGTGCAGCGACAAGGTACGCCAATGGACTGGAGGGACCCAAGAGTCTCGCCACTTCCGAAGGAAGTCCGAAAATTCCGCTGCCAATAATGGAGTTGATGACAAGAGCTGTCAGGCTCCACCGGCCGATCGCGCGGATGAGATGGGGTGAAGAATTTGTCATCGAAGATGAAAGTTTCCCTGACCGAGACGGTCAGAGCTCACGCCCGTCTTCTCCTCCAATCCCGGAGAATTTCCCGAGCCGCGTTGAGCCCGGGCACGCCCATGACTCCGCCACCGGGGTGCGTTCCCGCACCGCACAGGTAGAGGTTCCTGATCGGGGTGCGGTACTGGGCCCATCCTCCCACGGGCCGGAGGGAGAAAAGCTGGTCCAGTGTCATGTCGCCGTGGAAAATATTCCCTCCCGTCAGGCCGAATACCTCTTCAAGGTCAAGGGGGGAAAGAACCTGTCGGTGAATGACGCGGTCCTTGAAACCGGGGGCATACTCCTCGATCAGGTCCATTACCCGGTCGGCGTATTCCTCTTTGAGCTGGTCCCAGGTCCCTTCCGCCAAACGGTAGGGGGTGTACTGGAGAAATACACCCATGATGTGCTTCCCTTCAGGCGCCAGCGTTTTGTCGTAGGTTGTGGGAAATGTAATCTCCAGCAACGGTCGCCGTGATGGTTGCCCGTATTTGGCATCGTCCCAGGCTCGTTCGAGGTCTTCCAGACCAGGACAGATGTGGATAGTCGTCTTATGATGGGGTTGAAGATCCGAGCCGGGTGCGGCGCGAAAGCTCGGCAATGCATCGAGAGCAAAATTGATCTTCATGGAACAGCCGGTCATGCGGATGCGCCGGACATCTTCGGCAAAGTCCGGGTCAAAATGTTGGTCGCCGATCAGCGACAGGAAGGTTCGTTTCGGATCGGCATTGGACACAATGATCCGGCCAGGGATCTCTTCTCCGGTGGTCAAAACGACAGCCGTGGCTCGGCCATCCCGGACGACGATGCGCTGGACTTCGGCGTTCGTTCGGATGGTCGCCCCGGCTGAGCGGGCTGCCGAGGCGATGGCGTGCGCAAGGGCCCCCATACCCCCGCGGACAAATCCCCAGAGGCCGCGATGTCCGTTGACCTTGCCCATCACATGATGGAGTAAGACGTAGGCTGTTCCCGGAGTCCTTGGCCCACCACTTGTTCCGATCACACCATCAGTGGCCAGCGTGACCTTCAGCGCATCCGATTCAAACCAGGGATCGAGAAAGTCGGCTGCGCTCTGTGTGAAAATCCGGATCAGCTCAAGGCGTGTTCTCTCACCAGTCCGCGACACCACCCAGCCGAATTTCCCCAGTCTGAGGAGGTCGGGAAGTCCTGTCCGCACAACGTTCGGTGGGGTCATGAGGAGAATTTGTTCGATGGCCTCGGCGAGCCGTTCGATATGTTCTTCGTAGCGAGGATAGGCGTCAGCATCTTTACGGGAAAATCGGGCGATCTCCTGGCACGTTTGTCTTTGATCCTGCCAGATAGTGAGTGACCGGCCATCGGGGAAGGGAGTCCAGAATGCGGGATCTTTAGGAAACACGAAATATCCGTGACGGGGGAGGTCGAGGTCCCGGATGATACGAGGATGCAGAAGGCTGCACAGGTAGGCGGCAGTGGAGACCTTGAAGCCGGGGAAGACCTCTTCCGTTACACAAGCTCCTCCGATGAGGGAGCGCCGCTCAAGGACAATCACCCTCAAGCCGGCGCGTGCGAGGTAGGCTGCCGTCACAAGGCCATTGTGACCTCCGCCCACAATGACTACATCCCACGTCTGAGTCATGTTCTACCGGTGCCGTGCGCTGCTCTTCGTAACAGCAGGCCCTTGCCATAGGTCGGAGGAGCACTCATCTAGCGTGCGAGCCCCTCAGCTCCACTACGGGCGCAGGCAAACAACTTGCAGTGCTCCTTGAGCATGCATCTGTTGACCACGACCATCAGTCCGGCTGTGAGGGCTCGGTGGGCTGCCTGCTCATCGAGGACGCCCTCCTGCATCCAGATTGCTGGAATCCCCAAACGAATGGCTTCCTCGACGATGGGAGCAACGTGTTCCGAGCGGCGAAAGATAGTGACGACGTCTATCTTTTCAGGGACGTCGCTCAGTCGAGCATATGCGCGTTCGCCGAGGACTTCAACCTCGAAGGGATTGACCGGGATTATCCGATATCCCTGGGACTGAAGGTACTCGGCTACGCCATGACTCGGACGGGTCGGCTTTGAGGATAGTCCCACGACGGCGATGACCTTACTGGACAGGAGAATCTTCCGAATGACGTTCGGATCGTTAATCCGCATCATTCTCGCTCGTCGCCGCTGATTCTGTGTAGCCAATATGAGTAGCACACTTACGGGGGAAATGCAAAATCGGGCCGGAGTGTTCGACTCAAACCGAAGCCTGAGCTGATGGGCCGGAGGATTCTCGCATCCGCACAGCTCTGACCGCCGGCGCTGTATTCAATCTGTCGCTTCTCGTTCGCAGAGTCACAGATGTGATAAAATGGCACTTCTTGTGAGACAACAACTGCGGGGATACCAGGAGGAACGGCGCACTATGTATCGGAGCTTTGATCGGTTGGAAGATGTCAATGAGGATAATCCGCTCGATTCTATGATCTATCATTTTGACCGCGCGGCCCGGCTGATTAATCTGGAGCGCGATCTCTACAACTTCATGCGGTATCCGAGCCGTGAGATCACCGTCTATATCCCTGTGATGATGGATGACGGCCATCTGGAAGTTTTTGTCGGCTATCGCGTGCAGCATAACTTCGCCCGAGGTCCGGCCAAAGGGGGCATTCGCTACGCTCCCGATGTGACGCTCGATGAGATTCGAGCGTTGGCTGCCTGGATGACATGGAAGTGTGCCGTCGTTAACATTCCTTTCGGCGGAGCAAAGGGAGGGGTGGTGTGTGACCCGTCGAAGTTGTCGCGGGGAGAACTGGAGCGACTGACGCGGCGCTACACGGCTCAGTTGCTCGATGTGATCGGTCCTGAGCGCGAC
It includes:
- a CDS encoding APC family permease, with product MTNSSPHLIRAIGRWSLTALVINSIIGSGIFGLPSEVARLLGPSSPLAYLVAALGIGSIVACFAEVASRYADAGGPYLYARDAFGRFIGLQIAWLAWLVRITAAGANANLFVNYLAEFWSPAVKPLPRFLILTLLIGFLGLINYRGVRAGAQVSNVFTVAKLIPLGLFIIFGLILTRSHPIPWDGTSPPTEHDWLRALLLLIFAYGGFEAALLPMGEAKHPRRDAPFALFVGLAVVATVYTLVQLVVVSTLPPSEPTSRPLAAAAREFLGPVGAAGISLGAMISVYGYLSSMMLNTPRLPFALAERGDFPRSFAAIHQQFRTPYRAIIASALCIWIVAIGGTFAWNVSLSAIARLFTYGATCAALIVLRRKSSEQPRFRLPGGQIVALIGLGFSLTVITQMGWSEIHVFGVTALFALANWAWVRKR
- a CDS encoding NAD(P)/FAD-dependent oxidoreductase; the encoded protein is MTQTWDVVIVGGGHNGLVTAAYLARAGLRVIVLERRSLIGGACVTEEVFPGFKVSTAAYLCSLLHPRIIRDLDLPRHGYFVFPKDPAFWTPFPDGRSLTIWQDQRQTCQEIARFSRKDADAYPRYEEHIERLAEAIEQILLMTPPNVVRTGLPDLLRLGKFGWVVSRTGERTRLELIRIFTQSAADFLDPWFESDALKVTLATDGVIGTSGGPRTPGTAYVLLHHVMGKVNGHRGLWGFVRGGMGALAHAIASAARSAGATIRTNAEVQRIVVRDGRATAVVLTTGEEIPGRIIVSNADPKRTFLSLIGDQHFDPDFAEDVRRIRMTGCSMKINFALDALPSFRAAPGSDLQPHHKTTIHICPGLEDLERAWDDAKYGQPSRRPLLEITFPTTYDKTLAPEGKHIMGVFLQYTPYRLAEGTWDQLKEEYADRVMDLIEEYAPGFKDRVIHRQVLSPLDLEEVFGLTGGNIFHGDMTLDQLFSLRPVGGWAQYRTPIRNLYLCGAGTHPGGGVMGVPGLNAAREILRDWRRRRA
- a CDS encoding CoA-binding protein, translated to MMRINDPNVIRKILLSSKVIAVVGLSSKPTRPSHGVAEYLQSQGYRIIPVNPFEVEVLGERAYARLSDVPEKIDVVTIFRRSEHVAPIVEEAIRLGIPAIWMQEGVLDEQAAHRALTAGLMVVVNRCMLKEHCKLFACARSGAEGLAR